From a region of the Candidatus Gracilibacteria bacterium genome:
- a CDS encoding NAD(P)-dependent alcohol dehydrogenase: protein MQVHARGVTKEGGAFEELMIERRDLQPKDILIEIKYSGICHSDIHTVKSEWGQVDFPLVPGHEIAGIVVETGSEVTKHKKDDRVGVGCMVDSCQECSNCKNDEEQFCKKGMTGTYGAKDKYGEKTQGGYSKYIVVQEDFVLSIPDSIPLDKAAPLLCAGITTYSPLHHWNAGPGKKVAVLGLGGLGHMAVKIASAMGAEVTVLSHSDDKKEDSMKFGATYHVNTKNDSVFEEYNETFDLIINTVGAKLDIDQYLSLLTVNGTLVNLGVPSEKMELSVGSLIGRRRSYAGSLIGGIKETQEMLDFCAKHDITPEIEVISADTKEIDTAYERVVNSDVRYRFVIDMSTLS, encoded by the coding sequence ATGCAAGTACACGCACGATGAGTTACAAAAGAGGGAGGTGCATTTGAAGAACTGATGATTGAGAGACGAGATTTACAGCCAAAAGACATTTTGATTGAAATAAAATACTCTGGTATCTGTCACTCTGATATTCATACCGTAAAATCTGAATGGGGACAAGTAGATTTCCCACTCGTTCCAGGACATGAAATCGCTGGTATAGTCGTTGAGACTGGTTCTGAGGTTACGAAACATAAAAAAGACGATAGAGTCTGAGTAGGGTGTATGGTCGACTCATGCCAAGAATGTAGCAACTGTAAAAACGATGAAGAACAATTTTGTAAAAAAGGAATGACGGGAACCTATGGAGCTAAAGACAAATATGGAGAAAAAACTCAAGGTGGATACTCGAAGTATATTGTAGTACAAGAGGATTTTGTACTGAGTATTCCTGATAGTATTCCACTTGATAAAGCTGCACCACTTCTGTGTGCTGGTATCACAACTTATTCACCACTCCATCACTGGAATGCTGGACCAGGGAAAAAAGTAGCAGTACTCGGGCTTGGAGGACTAGGTCATATGGCTGTAAAAATCGCGAGTGCCATGGGTGCTGAGGTAACAGTTCTCTCTCACTCTGATGATAAAAAAGAAGACTCAATGAAGTTTGGGGCAACGTATCACGTGAATACTAAAAATGATTCAGTATTTGAGGAGTACAACGAAACTTTTGACCTCATAATTAATACAGTTGGAGCGAAGCTCGATATAGATCAGTATTTATCACTTCTTACTGTGAATGGTACACTTGTAAATCTCGGGGTTCCTTCGGAAAAAATGGAACTGAGTGTTGGTTCACTTATTGGAAGAAGACGTTCGTATGCTGGTTCTCTTATTGGAGGAATCAAAGAAACCCAAGAAATGCTCGATTTTTGTGCAAAGCATGATATCACTCCTGAAATAGAAGTTATTTCAGCTGATACGAAGGAAATAGATACGGCATATGAAAGAGTAGTAAACTCAGATGTGCGATATAGATTTGTTATCGACATGAGTACATTGAGCTAA
- a CDS encoding RNB domain-containing ribonuclease, with protein MLNTISGNFRVPEISDEIHKKHKKCSLKQARAIAGDFDIQKHGNRIARQGITIDSLASPDLDDAIHIEKLDGKKGWRLQISIASPTELIEPNSPVEQEAIDRATSVYFGENHIHHMLPNIIATDISSLNHHQHRLTLTLELILNEDFEVTQKDLYQSTFYNRQRHSPESFTQAITHTSDPEYEYFSHMHELARGLRHTRENEFRIEHFDDADRKITMGEKILGHSNSHISSFVIQEFMLLANTQIAELMDENSVHGIYRFHMPELEFEKILPNILDRAEYSPTAGFHKGLGISKYSHFTSPIRRLADYISHRQLVCLLEGRQEFYNTEQIEQLCSYINLQITATLSNQKDELLDMHGKRIVRKGKKNPQDYQRSMKQHIRHRQENGLRTPRSIREFIMQDMIDKKEVEDWIIRKFLLSGETEIIEVMRDIILRDYSTRKYVNIFGSVPGISYSESQFVSKGVLYYRVHTNILGAKFTDTSKIQTLASHDDNAVLPEGKLKNLEIDDTQYHIIKEDFTRAKVKCLKKAIAGTFEFILPQK; from the coding sequence ATGCTCAATACTATTTCTTGAAATTTCCGAGTTCCTGAAATTTCAGATGAAATACACAAGAAACATAAAAAATGTTCACTCAAGCAAGCACGTGCTATAGCTTGAGATTTTGATATTCAAAAACACTGAAATCGTATAGCTAGACAGGGTATTACTATTGATTCTCTTGCTTCACCAGACCTTGATGATGCCATACATATAGAGAAACTGGATGGGAAAAAAGGCTGGAGATTACAAATATCTATCGCAAGTCCTACTGAGCTTATTGAGCCAAATTCTCCTGTAGAACAAGAAGCAATTGATCGTGCAACGAGTGTATATTTTGGAGAAAATCATATTCATCATATGCTTCCAAATATCATTGCGACCGATATATCATCTCTCAATCATCATCAACATAGACTGACTCTCACATTAGAACTTATACTGAATGAGGATTTTGAAGTGACTCAAAAAGATTTGTATCAGTCTACATTTTATAATAGACAGAGACATTCTCCAGAGAGTTTTACTCAAGCAATAACTCATACCTCTGATCCTGAATATGAGTATTTTTCACACATGCATGAGCTCGCGCGAGGACTCAGACATACAAGAGAAAATGAGTTTCGTATAGAACATTTTGATGATGCAGATAGAAAAATCACGATGTGAGAAAAAATCCTCGGTCATAGTAACTCTCATATATCTAGTTTTGTAATACAAGAATTTATGCTGCTGGCTAACACCCAGATTGCTGAGCTTATGGATGAAAACTCTGTTCATGGAATTTATAGGTTCCATATGCCAGAACTTGAGTTTGAAAAAATACTTCCAAATATATTAGACAGAGCTGAGTATTCACCTACTGCTTGATTCCATAAGGGACTGTGAATCTCGAAATATTCTCATTTTACATCTCCTATTCGTAGACTTGCAGATTATATTTCTCATAGACAGCTCGTGTGTTTACTCGAAGGGAGGCAAGAATTTTATAATACTGAACAAATTGAGCAACTGTGTAGCTATATTAATCTGCAAATTACAGCAACTCTTTCCAATCAGAAAGATGAGCTTCTCGATATGCACGGTAAAAGAATAGTGAGAAAAGGAAAGAAAAATCCTCAAGATTATCAAAGGAGTATGAAGCAACATATTAGACATCGGCAAGAGAATTGACTGCGAACTCCTCGGAGTATCCGAGAATTTATCATGCAGGATATGATTGATAAAAAAGAAGTAGAAGATTGGATTATTCGTAAGTTTTTACTCAGTGGGGAAACTGAAATCATAGAGGTGATGAGAGATATCATTCTGCGTGATTATTCCACGAGAAAATACGTAAATATATTTGGAAGTGTCCCTTGAATCTCATATAGCGAGAGTCAGTTTGTAAGTAAATGAGTTCTCTATTATAGAGTCCACACAAATATACTTTGAGCGAAATTTACAGATACTTCCAAAATACAAACCCTCGCGTCTCATGATGATAATGCAGTGCTCCCAGAATGAAAATTAAAAAACCTAGAAATAGATGACACACAATACCATATTATCAAGGAAGACTTTACCAGAGCAAAAGTAAAGTGTTTGAAAAAAGCCATTGCTGGAACATTTGAATTTATACTTCCTCAAAAATAA
- a CDS encoding phage portal protein produces MTFSKISVTVDPKHPLQKTQTAQEIMTKVEESKQLSENTKGYKGMINPEISFDLLRKTVRSSSLLSGIIKKIAASCDTGFLETSNEDLNKILNKLDVNEGVFNFCTFGNFFYEILTTNGNKIIELDPILTETCLIAEDTDGEEKLIQKGSGNEEVEWGKGEFIHIKRASLTSKYYGDTIFVDCIESILILYFIEQVYRKLFENGFIEPTLLVDEDNVMTPQDKAAITTFIKDYFRGVNNGLEMGIVSGKLKKLDIASKIDHNSFIALKKEIKEDIAIALQIPFDLLSGKNSNRATRESSLEDFNLTTIKPTQARFVRQLKEGLREYFPDAVDEIEMNPVDTKNQKEEAEVVDKLIRTGVFSIDEGREYIGYEITGAADNMIHKVYGSGNSDKTPEEDAVEEVLQKMYEKKGKK; encoded by the coding sequence GTGACATTCTCTAAAATCTCAGTAACAGTAGATCCAAAACATCCTCTGCAGAAGACTCAAACAGCTCAAGAAATCATGACTAAAGTTGAGGAATCTAAGCAACTTTCAGAGAATACGAAGTGATACAAGGGAATGATAAATCCTGAAATCTCTTTCGATTTACTGAGAAAAACTGTAAGAAGTTCTTCTCTTTTATCATGAATAATTAAAAAAATCGCTGCGAGTTGTGACACTGGATTCCTTGAAACTTCAAACGAGGATTTAAATAAAATTCTCAATAAACTAGATGTAAATGAATGAGTATTTAATTTTTGTACATTCGGAAATTTCTTCTATGAGATACTCACTACAAATTGAAATAAGATAATCGAATTAGATCCTATACTTACTGAAACATGTCTCATTGCTGAAGATACAGATTGAGAAGAAAAGCTTATTCAGAAATGAAGTTGAAATGAGGAAGTTGAATGGGGGAAATGAGAATTTATTCATATTAAAAGAGCATCACTCACGAGTAAGTATTATTGAGATACTATTTTTGTAGATTGTATCGAATCTATTCTCATTCTCTATTTCATTGAACAAGTGTACCGAAAACTCTTTGAGAATGGATTTATTGAACCAACACTTCTTGTAGATGAAGATAATGTAATGACTCCTCAGGATAAAGCTGCTATTACAACATTTATTAAAGATTATTTCAGAGGTGTGAATAACGGTCTTGAGATGTGAATAGTATCTTGAAAACTTAAGAAATTAGATATCGCGAGCAAGATAGATCATAATTCTTTTATTGCTCTCAAGAAAGAAATTAAAGAAGATATCGCAATCGCTCTTCAGATTCCCTTTGATTTACTTTCTTGAAAAAATTCAAATCGTGCGACTCGTGAAAGCTCATTAGAAGATTTTAATCTCACAACTATCAAGCCTACTCAGGCTCGGTTCGTGAGACAATTGAAAGAATGACTTCGAGAATATTTCCCTGATGCTGTAGATGAAATAGAAATGAATCCAGTCGATACAAAAAACCAAAAAGAAGAAGCTGAAGTTGTCGATAAGCTTATTAGAACTTGAGTCTTTAGTATTGATGAATGAAGAGAATATATTTGATATGAAATAACATGAGCTGCAGATAATATGATTCATAAAGTTTATGGATCTTGAAACTCAGATAAGACTCCTGAAGAAGATGCAGTAGAAGAAGTACTTCAAAAAATGTATGAAAAAAAATGAAAAAAATAA
- the msrA gene encoding peptide-methionine (S)-S-oxide reductase MsrA: MKTKKAYLAGGCFWGMEELFRAFPGIMGTRVGYMGGETENPTYRNHAGHAEALEIEYDADEIDYSTVLDYFFRIHDPTTLNQQGNDRGDSYRSAIFFEDDEQLQTAEDFIKIVNDSGRWPNPVVTSLEEFEAFYLAEDYHQDYLQKSPNGYTCHYVRWPTYITS, from the coding sequence ATGAAAACTAAAAAAGCCTATTTAGCAGGAGGGTGTTTCTGGTGAATGGAGGAGCTTTTTCGAGCTTTTCCTTGAATCATGGGAACAAGGGTTGGCTATATGGGCTGAGAAACAGAAAACCCAACATACAGAAATCACGCGTGACATGCTGAAGCTCTTGAAATAGAGTATGATGCTGATGAGATAGATTATTCTACGGTACTTGATTACTTTTTTAGAATCCACGATCCAACGACGCTTAATCAACAAGGAAACGATAGAGGTGATTCCTATCGCTCTGCTATATTTTTTGAAGATGATGAGCAATTACAAACGGCCGAGGATTTTATAAAAATAGTAAATGATTCTGGGAGATGGCCAAATCCTGTCGTTACCAGTCTTGAAGAATTTGAAGCATTTTATCTTGCTGAGGACTATCATCAAGATTATCTGCAAAAATCTCCGAATTGATATACCTGTCATTATGTAAGATGGCCAACATATATAACAAGCTAA
- a CDS encoding helix-turn-helix domain-containing protein has translation MNVIQKLIKDLQDNGPGFMANKIGVSYNFMYLIFVNGAPDRINSGKLDLIYKFYNQEKDDFYLENQKKWQNPTQSILGSLFRKKRLEKFLSVDDVAKLVRGDSLAIHRIEGGSTLPNFNSYYITKFMEIYDFTEEEKQTISWFIVILRDVINIYKGGNDIEKKEQECIT, from the coding sequence ATGAATGTAATCCAAAAATTAATCAAAGATCTCCAGGATAACTGACCATGATTTATGGCTAATAAGATTGGAGTATCTTATAATTTTATGTATCTCATATTTGTAAATTGAGCTCCAGATAGAATCAATTCTTGAAAGCTAGATTTGATTTATAAGTTCTATAATCAGGAGAAAGATGACTTTTATTTAGAGAATCAAAAGAAGTGGCAAAATCCCACACAATCTATTCTCTGAAGTTTGTTTCGAAAGAAGAGATTAGAAAAATTCTTGAGTGTGGATGATGTAGCAAAACTGGTGAGATGAGACTCACTTGCAATCCATCGAATAGAATGAGGAAGCACTCTTCCAAATTTTAACTCATATTATATCACAAAGTTCATGGAGATTTACGATTTTACTGAAGAAGAGAAACAAACTATTTCATGGTTCATTGTCATACTTCGAGATGTCATCAATATTTACAAATGATGAAATGACATTGAAAAAAAAGAGCAGGAGTGTATCACTTAA
- a CDS encoding tape measure protein, translated as MKLGDLIFGVKSDKGQLRAELNKIKYDFKDVGNDIEKSLGKNTIGGLNSRLTTLTSKLSGVKIGSKEFRVLQREIKSTESALQKANGQTTLFTKSLKVAGGFLATIGFAKATSGIGSLSESFTNMGNRLKQVSEGAQLEQLRDNLFQMANQARVPVDDLTASFVRFDLVNKQLGGSQAETLKILDTLSKGLALSGAEANEVSSVMLQLAQAFGSGQLAGDEFRAVSEAMPSLLDILAKQLGVNRGELKDLAAQGVITSDVLKNALLEANEQVNDSFQNSSVTIGQTMTQATNDFIKKFGEIDETYGITEKATTLINGFSNAMISGVSVIGYLVNVASKGFKFIASTIGTSLIGASETVVGVFNTIKNNTGTLVENMGIAFEKLPSAIEKGLKSALNVVGNFIDKVSFGIGGKVSKALGLNSLVDGINIGGGGPTRAFKSFENGFDYSLTKKSNLASVAVFDDFTKALTSFGGTTGKIGTELLRPATGGNRGGGGTGGDDSGGGGASAKDEGKTQEEIEKEILKAKEEAIKKENELLKQDAEQRERRKKYLEDLQEEENKRLKEKVEFISDTVEKITEVYDDELEKSSDIIDDYIKNIEKLEDTLLNLAEESKKIKEDLFKFGSTDTQADLEELAERYKAILAVAGNDETLEGGVKVGDLRDFVKEKQRQTEIEVERQAAENELESLREKKLQEQIIFSEFSNKRAAIDENYKQLRQSIEVQITDTVYQESLKQESYQNRLISKWQAVAAARRAALSGGGGEGSSGAGFYEGGYTGDGPVTGEAGTVHYKEYVIPHDIVKKVPETISQLERMRQGNQSFDNSKNINVPNITVTNQIDLETVFDKLKFRL; from the coding sequence ATGAAACTTTGAGATTTAATATTCTGAGTAAAATCAGATAAATGACAATTAAGAGCTGAGCTCAATAAAATAAAATATGATTTTAAAGATGTTTGAAATGATATTGAGAAATCTTTATGAAAGAATACCATCTGATGATTAAATAGTAGACTCACAACACTTACTTCAAAATTAAGTGGTGTTAAAATTTGAAGTAAAGAATTTCGAGTTCTTCAGAGAGAAATAAAATCAACTGAATCTGCACTGCAAAAAGCCAATTGACAGACTACATTATTCACAAAATCTTTGAAAGTAGCTGGATGATTTTTGGCTACAATTTGATTTGCAAAAGCTACTTCTGGAATTTGAAGTTTATCGGAATCATTCACTAATATGTGAAATAGATTGAAACAAGTTTCAGAATGAGCTCAGCTTGAGCAACTTCGAGATAATTTATTTCAAATGGCTAATCAGGCAAGAGTTCCAGTTGATGATTTAACTGCTTCTTTTGTTCGTTTTGACTTGGTAAATAAACAACTCTGATGAAGTCAGGCAGAAACTCTAAAAATTTTAGATACTCTCTCTAAATGATTAGCTTTATCAGGTGCAGAAGCAAATGAGGTTTCTTCTGTAATGCTTCAACTTGCTCAAGCTTTTTGATCAGGGCAACTTGCAGGTGATGAATTTAGAGCAGTATCTGAAGCAATGCCATCTCTTCTCGATATACTCGCAAAACAACTATGAGTAAATAGATGAGAATTAAAAGACTTAGCTGCTCAATGAGTTATTACTTCTGATGTCTTAAAAAATGCACTGCTTGAAGCGAATGAACAAGTAAATGATAGTTTTCAAAATTCTAGTGTGACCATTGGTCAAACGATGACACAAGCAACCAATGATTTTATTAAAAAGTTCTGAGAAATTGATGAAACATATTGAATTACAGAGAAAGCAACAACACTAATAAATTGATTCTCAAATGCTATGATTTCTTGAGTATCCGTAATAGGATATTTAGTAAATGTTGCCTCGAAATGATTTAAATTCATTGCTTCTACAATCTGAACTTCTCTTATTTGAGCATCTGAAACAGTAGTATGAGTTTTTAATACTATTAAAAATAATACATGAACATTAGTTGAAAATATGTGAATTGCATTTGAAAAGCTTCCAAGTGCAATTGAAAAATGATTAAAGAGTGCTCTCAATGTAGTATGAAATTTTATAGATAAAGTTTCTTTTTGAATCTGATGAAAAGTTTCAAAAGCGTTATGATTAAATAGTTTAGTAGATGGAATTAATATTTGATGAGGTTGACCAACTAGAGCTTTCAAAAGCTTTGAAAATGGATTTGATTATTCTTTAACTAAAAAATCAAATCTTGCTTCAGTAGCTGTATTTGATGATTTCACTAAAGCATTGACAAGTTTTGGCTGAACAACTGGTAAAATTTGAACTGAACTTCTAAGACCTGCTACTTGATGAAATAGAGGTGGTGGATGAACATGATGAGATGATTCTTGATGAGGATGAGCATCTGCAAAAGATGAATGAAAAACTCAAGAAGAAATCGAAAAAGAAATACTGAAGGCAAAAGAAGAAGCCATTAAAAAAGAAAATGAACTTTTAAAACAGGATGCTGAACAACGAGAGAGAAGAAAAAAATATCTCGAAGATCTTCAGGAAGAAGAAAATAAAAGACTCAAAGAAAAAGTAGAATTTATTTCAGATACAGTTGAGAAAATTACTGAAGTATATGATGATGAGTTAGAAAAAAGTAGTGATATAATTGATGATTACATAAAGAATATTGAGAAACTCGAAGATACATTGTTAAATCTTGCTGAAGAGAGTAAAAAAATAAAAGAAGATTTATTTAAATTTTGATCTACAGATACTCAAGCTGATTTAGAGGAATTAGCAGAAAGATATAAAGCTATTCTCGCAGTTGCCTGAAATGATGAAACACTTGAATGATGAGTAAAAGTCTGAGATTTAAGAGATTTCGTAAAAGAAAAACAAAGACAAACTGAAATCGAAGTTGAAAGACAAGCTGCAGAAAATGAGCTTGAATCTTTACGAGAAAAGAAACTTCAGGAGCAAATTATTTTTTCTGAATTTTCCAATAAAAGAGCTGCGATTGATGAAAATTATAAACAACTCCGTCAAAGTATAGAGGTTCAAATTACTGATACAGTATACCAGGAATCTTTGAAACAAGAATCATATCAAAATAGACTCATTTCTAAGTGGCAGGCAGTTGCAGCTGCAAGAAGAGCTGCATTATCATGAGGAGGTGGAGAATGAAGTTCTTGAGCTTGATTTTATGAATGAGGATATACATGAGATGGTCCAGTTACATGAGAAGCTGGAACAGTTCACTACAAAGAATATGTAATCCCTCATGACATTGTAAAAAAAGTTCCTGAAACTATTTCACAACTCGAGAGAATGAGACAATGAAATCAAAGTTTTGATAATTCAAAAAATATAAATGTTCCAAATATCACTGTGACAAATCAAATAGATCTGGAAACAGTTTTTGATAAGTTAAAATTTAGACTCTAA
- a CDS encoding low temperature requirement protein A encodes MKLLQDTFRIWWQKPSSVTEREKNREISYLELFYDLVYVAIVIELTHILAGNISLGVLIQYIALFSMVWWAWLNGSLYHELHGNNDVRTRIFTFIQMLSLAGMGIFTHNAFGAGYQGFAISYALFLSILTYLWWRTGVYDRDHKPFSTPYVWGFSFTTILFVISIFTIPTVSFYLWGIAIVFSLFLPFTLNRRTQLKGTTHTKSSLIEHREAALSINPSFVERLGLLTIIILGEAVISAVQGATFIETLRMSDIVHIMGFFGIIFSMWWIYFDFIARRLPVQGTINRFIWIYLHLFLTLSIGLLSVGVYNTLKYAEYLQGANKWILIAPLMLFLFTIILLIQTLDIRKELKRFYGFGTIASAVSIVLLGIIGVIDFGTTITIISAMFVIFIPVVAGFFVWIDHASTKINTQ; translated from the coding sequence ATGAAGTTACTCCAAGATACATTTCGAATTTGGTGGCAAAAACCATCATCTGTGACAGAGAGAGAAAAGAATCGAGAAATTAGTTATCTTGAGCTTTTTTATGATTTGGTATACGTAGCAATAGTCATCGAACTAACCCATATACTTGCTGGTAACATTAGCTTGGGTGTATTGATTCAGTATATAGCACTTTTTTCAATGGTATGGTGGGCTTGGCTCAATGGAAGTTTGTATCATGAACTACATGGAAACAATGATGTGAGAACTCGTATTTTTACATTTATTCAAATGTTATCACTTGCTGGTATGTGAATATTTACTCATAATGCTTTTTGAGCTGGATATCAGGGTTTTGCTATTTCTTATGCACTATTTTTAAGTATTTTGACATATCTATGGTGGAGGACAGGAGTTTATGATAGGGATCATAAACCATTTTCTACTCCCTATGTTTGGTGATTTAGCTTCACAACAATTTTATTTGTAATATCTATTTTCACTATTCCAACCGTTTCGTTTTATTTGTGGGGGATTGCAATAGTGTTTTCACTGTTTCTTCCTTTTACACTCAATAGAAGGACACAATTAAAGTGAACAACTCATACTAAATCATCACTTATTGAGCACCGAGAAGCTGCTTTGAGTATCAATCCATCATTTGTTGAAAGACTATGACTCTTAACAATCATAATTTTGGGCGAAGCAGTTATCTCTGCTGTGCAATGAGCAACGTTTATAGAAACTCTTCGTATGAGTGATATAGTACATATTATGTGATTTTTTGGTATTATTTTTTCTATGTGGTGGATCTATTTTGATTTCATTGCGAGACGTCTTCCGGTTCAAGGAACTATAAATAGATTTATATGGATATACCTTCATTTATTCTTAACACTGAGTATTGGTTTATTGAGTGTATGAGTATATAATACACTCAAATACGCAGAATATCTACAATGAGCTAATAAATGGATATTAATTGCTCCACTTATGCTATTTTTGTTCACAATTATATTATTAATTCAAACCTTGGATATTAGAAAAGAATTAAAGAGGTTTTATTGATTCGGGACGATTGCTTCAGCAGTGAGTATTGTACTTTTATGAATAATAGGAGTTATAGACTTTTGAACAACTATAACAATCATTTCTGCTATGTTTGTTATATTTATACCGGTTGTTGCTTGATTTTTTGTATGGATTGACCATGCGAGTACAAAAATAAATACTCAATAG
- a CDS encoding MATE family efflux transporter codes for MQEHNLKDFTSGAILPQLWSLSWPTMMTIFFYTLYNVVDTFWVSKLSTTSIAAVSISQITLFVMLALSMGISVGSSVVMSMHIGAKEKTEASRVLAQGFILATIAGVFFTVLALVFREPFLIASGAIGDIYAPALEYFTIAAAGSILSFYLINIMFAFNSEGDTFTLTKLFALSTAVNVILDPILIFGKFGFPELGIAGAAYATLISQFVFIVLAMRILSSSSRSVHFSFSNLSIQKDSVLRVLKIGFPASLTQVLNPVGLAILILMVSLTYGEAGATAFSLIFRLEFFAYLPAIGFGLGAMSMIGQNTGAGNTHRSLEIFKAANYYGGIASGILGVLLIIFGSIILKIFTDDPLVTEYALSYIYIVALSYAGISITMIVASVFQSMGKSWPGFWLTFIKFFVIAIPLTYFITQMTTLPIWYVWIVISASNIFIAIISYIWNLKVLKRV; via the coding sequence ATGCAAGAGCACAATCTAAAAGACTTCACTTCGTGAGCCATTCTCCCACAACTTTGGTCCCTGTCTTGGCCTACGATGATGACGATATTTTTCTACACGCTCTACAATGTCGTAGATACTTTTTGGGTGAGTAAACTCTCGACAACTTCTATTGCTGCAGTGAGCATTTCTCAAATAACACTCTTTGTCATGTTGGCTCTTAGTATGTGAATCTCAGTAGGTTCGAGTGTCGTGATGTCGATGCATATTTGAGCAAAGGAAAAAACAGAAGCAAGTAGAGTCCTCGCTCAGGGATTTATACTTGCTACCATTGCGTGAGTATTTTTTACAGTCTTAGCTCTTGTATTTAGAGAACCATTTCTCATAGCCTCGGGAGCAATTTGAGATATTTATGCTCCAGCTTTAGAGTATTTTACGATTGCAGCTGCAGGTTCTATTCTTTCGTTTTATCTCATCAACATTATGTTTGCCTTTAATTCTGAGGGAGATACTTTTACACTTACCAAGTTATTCGCTCTCTCGACAGCTGTGAATGTCATCCTCGATCCGATACTGATATTTGGGAAGTTTTGATTTCCTGAGCTAGGGATTGCTTGAGCTGCCTACGCAACTCTTATATCTCAGTTTGTATTTATAGTCCTTGCGATGAGAATCCTCTCATCAAGCTCGAGAAGTGTTCATTTTTCATTTTCTAATCTCAGTATTCAGAAAGATTCTGTTCTCAGAGTCCTCAAAATCTGATTTCCAGCTTCACTCACACAGGTTCTCAATCCAGTCTGACTTGCTATCCTCATCCTCATGGTTTCTCTCACGTACGGAGAGGCTGGAGCTACAGCATTTAGTCTGATATTTCGTCTTGAGTTTTTTGCCTATTTGCCTGCTATTTGATTCGGTCTCTGAGCTATGTCGATGATAGGACAAAATACGGGAGCTTGAAATACGCATCGTTCACTCGAGATATTCAAAGCAGCAAATTATTACGGTGGAATTGCTTCATGAATTCTCTGAGTCCTTCTCATAATATTTGGAAGTATCATACTCAAAATCTTCACAGATGATCCACTCGTGACAGAGTACGCTCTCAGCTATATCTACATCGTAGCACTATCCTACGCAGGTATCTCTATCACTATGATAGTAGCGAGTGTCTTCCAATCGATGGGGAAGTCGTGGCCAGGTTTTTGGCTTACCTTCATTAAGTTTTTCGTCATTGCGATTCCTCTTACTTATTTCATCACTCAAATGACTACGCTCCCGATTTGGTATGTCTGGATTGTGATTTCAGCTTCTAATATCTTTATAGCGATTATTTCATATATTTGGAACTTAAAAGTTTTGAAAAGAGTATAG